The Paracoccus sp. MA DNA segment AGCCGCGATCCGAGATGATCTTGTCGAAGACCGTCAGGCTCATCGGCGGCGCCGGACGTAAAGCTCCAGCCGGTGGCGGACGATCTCGTAGCCCATCTCGGCGGCGATCTCGGCCTGCAGCCGCTCGATACGCTCGTTGACGAATTCCATCACCTCGCCGGTCTCGACGTCGATCATGTGGTCGTGATGGGTGCCGTCGGCGGGCTCGAACCGCGCCGGCTCGCCCTCGAATTCCAGCTTCTGGATCACGCCCTGCGCT contains these protein-coding regions:
- a CDS encoding Fur family transcriptional regulator, encoding MEIEPRAQAFEDALRRAGVRITRQRAALLRVLAAAEDHPDATQLHQRATAAGAGVSLATVYRTLSALEAQGVIQKLEFEGEPARFEPADGTHHDHMIDVETGEVMEFVNERIERLQAEIAAEMGYEIVRHRLELYVRRRR